TCCTCTTCTACGACTTGGAGTGGCGTGGATTGGAAGCCGGCGAGTTTCGCCAAGTCAACGGCTTCCTGACGCTTGAGGAGATGCAGCTCAAGATCGAGCAGGCGAAGCAGGTGAACCTCAGCCGGGAAGTCGTCATCGACAAGAACATCGCTGGCGGCATCAACCCCAGCTGCGGCAAAGAGACGTACTTCCAGACCGAGTGCATTGAGACGCTGCTGACGAGATTCAAAGAACGCAAGCAGAAGATGCTCGTGCACATGGCAACTGGTCTCGGGAAGACGCGAACGATGGTTGCGCTCGTAAAGGCACTCCTTGAATACAACATGGCGAAGCGCGTGCTATTCGTCGTCGACCGGATCATGCTGGCAGACCAAGCGTTGAATGATGGCTTTGCTCTCATCAGCAAACAGTTCTCGGCTGTCCGCATAACGTCGTCGAACTACAAGCAGTACAAGAACGCGCAAATCCACGTCGTGGTGATCGATACACTAGAGAATATCTTCCAGGATATCCAAAGCACTTTTTACGACCTCATTATCGTTGACGAATGCCACCGATCCATCAACATCAACCGCAAGCTCATTTTCGATCACTTCCTCTGCCCGCGCATCGGGTTGACCGCCACCCCGCGGACGGCGGTCGCGGCCAAGGGAAAAGACATCTCCGATGAAGACCTGGCAATCCTCGACACCTACCGACTATTCGGCTGCGAGGTTGGCGAGCCTGACTACCAGTTCGACCTCGCACGCGGCATCGACGAGGGATTCTTGGCCCCATACTCGGTGCTGTCTATTGAAACAGAGCTGACGAAACTCGCACGAGAGAAGGGCGTGGAGTTTACCTATGTGCTCGATCCCGACGAGCGGAAGAAAATCGAACTCGACGAGACGAAGCGCCTCATGCTCGAGCAGCTGAACCGGAAGTACATTTCTGAGCAGCACTGCGACCGGATTGCCGAAGAGCTCAAGACCAATACCACCTACGGCGAGAAAGTAATCGTCTTCGGTGCGAGCCAAGCGCACTGCACTATGCTCGCGAAGGCAATCAACAAAGCGTTTGCAACATTGGAAGACGAAGCTAGCCCGCGTTACGCGGAGGCCATCATTTCCGATAATAATGACCTAAACGCCACGTTTAAGAGGTGGTTCAAAGATGTAAACCATAAACCCTTTGTTGCGGTGTCAGTGGACATCATGGGTACGGGTGTAGACATCCCATGCGTTCGCTACATTGCGTTCGATGCGTTGACGAAGTCAGTAGGCAAGTACATCCAGATGCTTGGCCGTGGTACGCGACTTGATCCGAAGAGCGGCAAGTTCTCCTTCAAGGTCCTTGACTTCGTCGGCTTATGCGAGAGAATGGCGGACAACGGCAAAGGGACGCCGAAGCCAAACGTGGATACGGTGAAGGGCAGGGGCGGCGGTGCCGGTCCAGGACCGGGGCCTGGTCCGAAGGGCGAGTGGTTCATTATCGACAATCCCGATCCGGCCCACCTCATCCAGCGCATCTACCTGCACGGAGATCAAGTGAAAGTGATTGACAATATCCCAATCGAGAAAGCACGTTCACTATTTGAGGACCAATTGACGCAGACTAAGTCGCCAGGTGTGATTGCGCTCAAAGCCAAGGCCGAGAAGAACGCCGACTACCGGCCCGACGAGATGGAGCTCGACACGATAAGGACGTGGGCCAAGAACCCCGAAGTGTACTTGGATGAAGGACAACTGCAGCGTGTTTATGACTTCGATCAAGGGTCGATGTGGGATTTCTTTCTCCACGCGTTGGGCGTGCGCAAGATTCCGACACTGCGAGAGCGCATCGAACGTGGCTTCGAGGCCTACGTGAAAACTTACGACTTCACTGATGAACAGATTCAGGCACTCCGCGACCTGAAGGATATTGTCGCGGAGAATATCGAAGCCAAGAACAAGCTGTCGCCGAGGGATATCTTCAACAATCCGGTGTACCTCCGCATTATCGGCGCTGACTTCGAAGAGATGAACCGCAAATTCGAGCACCAACTGCCGAAGGTGTTCGAAGAACTTGAAGCGGCATTGCGAGTCTAACGACAATGGCACGATCAACCATTCACTACGCCGATACCGACACGAACAACATCCTGAAGCGTCTGCACAATAAGCTGCGACCGGCAGGCACTCCGGTGGAACGGGTCGAGTACATCATCGAACTCCTGTTGCTGC
The genomic region above belongs to Candidatus Zixiibacteriota bacterium and contains:
- a CDS encoding DEAD/DEAH box helicase family protein; this encodes MVRTNEATDTDLKVIEDLTALGWKRKDTLLYQQEYILTPEQQKVFEGRKSVKPDITLTDLNGNIVAVFENKLDDAKKALPKLRTLYAAVLQPRFLYACTPERILFYDLEWRGLEAGEFRQVNGFLTLEEMQLKIEQAKQVNLSREVVIDKNIAGGINPSCGKETYFQTECIETLLTRFKERKQKMLVHMATGLGKTRTMVALVKALLEYNMAKRVLFVVDRIMLADQALNDGFALISKQFSAVRITSSNYKQYKNAQIHVVVIDTLENIFQDIQSTFYDLIIVDECHRSININRKLIFDHFLCPRIGLTATPRTAVAAKGKDISDEDLAILDTYRLFGCEVGEPDYQFDLARGIDEGFLAPYSVLSIETELTKLAREKGVEFTYVLDPDERKKIELDETKRLMLEQLNRKYISEQHCDRIAEELKTNTTYGEKVIVFGASQAHCTMLAKAINKAFATLEDEASPRYAEAIISDNNDLNATFKRWFKDVNHKPFVAVSVDIMGTGVDIPCVRYIAFDALTKSVGKYIQMLGRGTRLDPKSGKFSFKVLDFVGLCERMADNGKGTPKPNVDTVKGRGGGAGPGPGPGPKGEWFIIDNPDPAHLIQRIYLHGDQVKVIDNIPIEKARSLFEDQLTQTKSPGVIALKAKAEKNADYRPDEMELDTIRTWAKNPEVYLDEGQLQRVYDFDQGSMWDFFLHALGVRKIPTLRERIERGFEAYVKTYDFTDEQIQALRDLKDIVAENIEAKNKLSPRDIFNNPVYLRIIGADFEEMNRKFEHQLPKVFEELEAALRV